Within Thermoprotei archaeon, the genomic segment ATTTATGTCGGCAATTCTCTTCCCGTTCCGTTCTTCTGCTATTGCTTTAACAGCTTTCACGCATATGTCTGCAAGGTGTTCTTTGACTGAAGAAACTGATTTACCATGTATTGATGTCAATGCTACTTTTTTAAGTATTTCATCATCATCAATGTTTACTTTTATTGCTAATGAGTCAATAACTTCTCTAGTTTTAATTTCGGCTTTTCTATATCCGCTAACTATGACTGTCGGATGCACGTTTTTATCGATGAGCTCTTCAGCTTCTTTTAGTAGCTGACCTGCTATTACAACTGAAGTTGTTGTGCCATCTCCAACTTCATCATCCTGAGTTTTTGCTATTTGAACTAATAATTTTGCTGCAGGATGTTGAACCTCTATTTCGTTAAGTATTGTAGCACCATCATTTGTAATAGTTATGTCACCAATTGTATCAATAAGCATCTTATCCATACCTCTGGGTCCTAATGATGATTTTACAGTTTCCGCTACTGCCATTGCAGCAGTTATATTGGCTCGTAATGCATCGTAACCAGTTGTTCTTTGCGTTCCTTCCTTGAGTATTAATACAGGAACCGCTGATGTACCACCCGAAGGCACACTTGCCATAGAATCCTCACCCCAGCTAACCTTTAAATAAAAAAGTTAAATATAAGCTTAATCCGGCATAATACTAACATTAATATTAGAAAAATTTAAAGATACAATGAATAAAATAATGAAAAATACGAACTAATTTTTGAGATAGTTTCTCATGAAAGTCTAAGTTTCAGTCTCAGAGTTTCTCAAAAAGTGTTGGACGTTTCTTAATTTGAGCAGGTCACTCAATAATGGAGCTATGAACACATGTAAGCGGAATTATTGTGCTTGCCTCCATAACAGGTAGTACCGTTGACACAGTTTGAAAGCAGCCCTTGTTTTCAAGAGGAGGTTGGTGTGTTTTTACATTGAGTTCATTTAGGTATAAGCAGATTTATATTTCTCTTTGAAATAATATTCTAGAACATAGTGAGGCGATAGGAAATATGGTTTTGGATGCAAAATCTAGAGAGGTCGTAAGAAAAAAGTTATCTGGTATGACAAATCAGCTTACGTTACTTTATTTTCATGATGAAAATAAAGATGATTGTCCTTATTGTGAGACTTTGAAAGAATTCCTTTATGAAATATCTGAACTCTCTAACAATAAACTGATTATCCAATTATATGTTAAAGATAAAAATGATGACATATTTGCCAAATTTAATGTAGAGAAAGCCCCGGTAATAATATTCGATGGGTATAACATTAAATACTTAGGAGCACCTGTTGGACAAGAGACCTGGGCTTTTCTAGAAACTATAGTTCTGGCCTCAAAGCATACGCCAAAACTTTCAACTGAAACTTACAACAAATTAAAAACGCTTGAGAATAAGGCGGTTGTGGAAGTTGTTGTTACACCGAGTTGTCCATGGTGTCCTTACGCAGCTCTGCTCTCTAATAGTGCTGCAATAGCAACCAATAATGTAGAATCGAATATAGTTGAAGCGTACGAATTTCCGGAGATTGCTGACAAATATAACGTGAGTGCTGTACCAACAGTTGCAGTAAATGGGCAAGTCATGTTCATAGGAGTACCCCAAGAAAATGATTTTGCAGCTGCACTGAAAGGAGAATATCAACCACACCTAGAGGAAACTAGTGAAGAAGTAGAAGAATTAGAGCATGAACACGAGCATCACCATCACTCTCATTAGGAACAGTAAATAAACTAATTTTTATTAGATTGTTAATTTTAAAGCAAAAACCTTATTTTTAGCGAATATTCCTTTTTTAGTGGTGATAGTATGGGAAAAATTCGTACACGTATGATAAAGAGGATCGCGTTGAGGTTGCTAGAGTTATATCCAGATCAATTTACTACTGACTTTGAGAAAAACAAAAAATTTCTTAAAGAAAAATTCGGGTCTATAATGTACTCAAAAAAGATAATGAACAAAATTGCAGGTTATATTACAAGTCGTGTGGATATTAAAGAGAGAGATAAAGAATTATCACTTTAGTCACAGCTATTTAAAGATTTTTAAGAATATTATCCTCCGTGTACTACGGAAATTATTGTGATAGTGTCGTTATTTTTAAGTGGAGTGCTAAGGTACTGTAAAAGTCTGTAATCAACTTTATTTATTAATATGATTATGTCAGATTCTATCTCGTTATTCTTAAACAGTCTTTCTTTGAACGATGCGTTTTTCGTTTTTACTAGTTTTTCTAGAAGATTTTTTAGTGTTGAGTTTTCTGGGATTTGGATTATTTCATGTTTTGTACCTGCTAGGGCTCCTATTACACCATAGTATTCTATCTTAATTGTTATCTCATTGATATTCATAACATGCTTCATCTTTTACCTCATTTTCATAAATACATGGCCTTGGTATATATTTAACTAGTCTATTAGAAAGCTGCTTGGTCACTA encodes:
- a CDS encoding thioredoxin family protein, whose protein sequence is MVLDAKSREVVRKKLSGMTNQLTLLYFHDENKDDCPYCETLKEFLYEISELSNNKLIIQLYVKDKNDDIFAKFNVEKAPVIIFDGYNIKYLGAPVGQETWAFLETIVLASKHTPKLSTETYNKLKTLENKAVVEVVVTPSCPWCPYAALLSNSAAIATNNVESNIVEAYEFPEIADKYNVSAVPTVAVNGQVMFIGVPQENDFAAALKGEYQPHLEETSEEVEELEHEHEHHHHSH
- a CDS encoding 30S ribosomal protein S17e; its protein translation is MGKIRTRMIKRIALRLLELYPDQFTTDFEKNKKFLKEKFGSIMYSKKIMNKIAGYITSRVDIKERDKELSL
- a CDS encoding MoaD/ThiS family protein; this translates as MNINEITIKIEYYGVIGALAGTKHEIIQIPENSTLKNLLEKLVKTKNASFKERLFKNNEIESDIIILINKVDYRLLQYLSTPLKNNDTITIISVVHGG